CTATTCTACTATTTTAAAAAAAACTAAAAATCACTATTCAATTATTTCTACTCAAAACGCGAAAATCCTGCTAACTTAAAGAATGAAAAGGTTAAAAAACGACACATATATCTAGCAATTCTTGTATATTTAAACTGCTTGTTAATCTGCAATTTCATGATTTATAATTTTCCTTCATCATACGTATATAAAAGTGACTTGGTTTGTGGTACTATGGTAGAAACGTACTAGTCAGACATAGATGAGAAAAGGCAGAGGAATAACTACGTGCAGAATTTTATTGCCAGCAAACCAGAGGATATAGTAAACAAAAAGAAACTAATACATCTTCCATTGTTAATAGGTTTATTAGCAATTTTAACTGTGGCCTTTTTTACATATCAAACAAGTAAATATTTATTGCTAGAGCAAATGAGAAATGATGGAATTAACATTGCGAAAATTTCTGCCAAGAAGATAGAACTAGAAAAAAAGAGTATGGATATTATAGATACATTGGTGGAAGAGAAAATTGCTATCGCTGGGCAAATTATTGCCAGTCATAAAGAGTTGGGCATCAACAACGACATTCTCAGAGAAATTGCAACGGATACATTTACAGATGAAATTAACTATTTTAGTGCCGAAGGAATCATTCTTTATTCCACTATGGACGACTATATTGGATTAGGGCCAGTTGAAGGGCATCCAATTGAGGTTTTTCGTGCTAGTGGACTTGATGAACTCTATGAAGAGATTCGTAATGATACGGTGACGGGGGTTCCTATCAAACATGGATATAAGAGATTTAGTGATGGAACGTTTGTGCAAATCGGTATTCTGGAGAGTAAGTTCCAAATCTACAGCTATGTGTTTCACCAACAAAAAAGTGTAAAAGATTTGGCAAAGGAAGAAAACATCGCATACGCACTCATTCTCAACACCGATTTTCAAGCGATTGCAGATTCGGATATAGAAGATATTGGTGCAGAATATACAGATGATGAAGATTATGCGAGGGTACTACAGGGAGAGAGTCATTCGTTCTATTGGTTCTACGAGATGGCCAATACTGAGGTTCTAGAAGTAGCAGTACCAATCTACGAAGATGATATAGTTGTAGGAGTATTGGGAATAGGACTTTATTTAGATGCAGTGAAATCTTCGATTTATATTAATTTATTGATTACATTTGGCATAACGATTTTTGCAGCATTATCATATATTTATGTGAGTAATCGTAATATTATACAGCCAGTTTTAAGTCTGAATCGTAATATCCACAGTATTGACGTGGTGAACCACAGAGGTTACCGTATCCCGTATAAGGATAAAGATACTTTTAGCGGACTCTCGAAATCTATCAATCAAATACTTGATGAAATTAACGCATATATCTCCCTATTACACCAGAAAGATCAACGGATTAAACACATAGCGTATCACGACATGTTAACGAGTCTGCCGAATCACCGTTCGTTTGTAGAGAATCTTAAAGGCGAATTAGATAATCACCAAGCGGGTACTGTAATTCTACTAGGGATTGATAATTTCAAAGGGATTAATGCAACATTAGGGCATGTCTATGGGGATGAGATTCTGAAGAAAATTGCAGATGATCTCATGCAGATTCAACATGAGCAGTTACTCATTTCTAAATTTGATGGGGATAAATTCTTCCTTATTATGAAAGAAACAGATGAGACTGTCATAGAAGAAAATGTGCAAAGGATTTTATCGATTTTCAGGAATAACTTTACCATTGAGGGAAGTGAGCTTTATGTAACTGTTAGCATGGGGATTACTCGTTATCCGCAAGATGGGCATGATGTCAGTACATTAGTTATGAATGCAGATATGGCATTAAATGCTATGAAGAAGTCAGGGAAGAATGGATATTATTACTTTACCAACGAGATGGCTGAGGTTCTAAATGAAAAAATTCATGTAGAACATATCTTAAGAGGGGCTTTGAAGGAACAAGACTTCAAACTTCTGTATCAGCCTCAAGTGGACACGATGAATGGGGAAATCGTCGGATTTGAAGCGCTAATCCGTCTGAAGAATCATACACTTTCGCCGATGCAATTCATCCCTATTGCCGAAGAGACAGGAATGATTATAGAGATCGGAAGATGGGTCACTTCTGAGGTCATACAGCAATTAGCTCGCTGGAAACAGTTGGGTTTACCAGAGAAACCAGTCTCTATTAACTTCTCTGCAAAACAATTGCAAGATACGCAGTATATACAATTTTTAAAAGAACAACTAGATGCGCACAGTATTCCGGCAAAGCTAATCGAGATAGAAATCACAGAGAGTGTACTCTTTTATAAGAAAGATGTAACGATTGACTTTATTAAACAAATTAAAAATCTTGGGATTCAAATTGCAATCGATGACTTTGGAACAGGTTATTCTTCCTTTAGTTATTTAACATTGTTACCACTAGATAAGATTAAAATTGATAAATCGTTTATCGATGAAGTGATGAAAAGTAAGCATTATAAGATTCTCCGGGGTATTATTAAAATTGCCCATAGTATCGACTTAAAAATCGTTGCTGAAGGTGTTGAGAAGAAAGAGCAGTATGAGATATTGAAACGCGAAAACTGTCAATATCTCCAAGGATATCTATTTAGTAAGCCTTTGGAGATAGAGAATGCTACAGCCATTTACGACCAAAAACTTATATAGTGCATGGTATTGTGATTGATATAGCTATTTACGGGTTGACCAACCCATGTAGTCGTAGA
The nucleotide sequence above comes from Desulfuribacillus stibiiarsenatis. Encoded proteins:
- a CDS encoding EAL domain-containing protein; amino-acid sequence: MQNFIASKPEDIVNKKKLIHLPLLIGLLAILTVAFFTYQTSKYLLLEQMRNDGINIAKISAKKIELEKKSMDIIDTLVEEKIAIAGQIIASHKELGINNDILREIATDTFTDEINYFSAEGIILYSTMDDYIGLGPVEGHPIEVFRASGLDELYEEIRNDTVTGVPIKHGYKRFSDGTFVQIGILESKFQIYSYVFHQQKSVKDLAKEENIAYALILNTDFQAIADSDIEDIGAEYTDDEDYARVLQGESHSFYWFYEMANTEVLEVAVPIYEDDIVVGVLGIGLYLDAVKSSIYINLLITFGITIFAALSYIYVSNRNIIQPVLSLNRNIHSIDVVNHRGYRIPYKDKDTFSGLSKSINQILDEINAYISLLHQKDQRIKHIAYHDMLTSLPNHRSFVENLKGELDNHQAGTVILLGIDNFKGINATLGHVYGDEILKKIADDLMQIQHEQLLISKFDGDKFFLIMKETDETVIEENVQRILSIFRNNFTIEGSELYVTVSMGITRYPQDGHDVSTLVMNADMALNAMKKSGKNGYYYFTNEMAEVLNEKIHVEHILRGALKEQDFKLLYQPQVDTMNGEIVGFEALIRLKNHTLSPMQFIPIAEETGMIIEIGRWVTSEVIQQLARWKQLGLPEKPVSINFSAKQLQDTQYIQFLKEQLDAHSIPAKLIEIEITESVLFYKKDVTIDFIKQIKNLGIQIAIDDFGTGYSSFSYLTLLPLDKIKIDKSFIDEVMKSKHYKILRGIIKIAHSIDLKIVAEGVEKKEQYEILKRENCQYLQGYLFSKPLEIENATAIYDQKLI